One genomic segment of Pseudomonadota bacterium includes these proteins:
- a CDS encoding glutaredoxin family protein, protein MSLPGGLVVLSRADCHLCEDMLRELAELERTHSIPPVSIVDVDADPALARQFGLKVPVLLLDGSVICHYTLNSNELLRLVGRPAAILPR, encoded by the coding sequence TCCTGGCGGCCTCGTGGTGTTGAGCCGCGCGGACTGCCACCTTTGTGAAGACATGCTGCGAGAGCTGGCCGAGCTCGAGCGCACGCATTCGATCCCCCCGGTTTCCATCGTCGATGTCGATGCCGACCCCGCGCTGGCGCGGCAGTTTGGCCTCAAGGTGCCGGTGCTGCTGCTCGATGGCAGCGTGATTTGCCATTACACGCTGAATTCCAACGAACTTTTAAGGTTGGTCGGCCGCCCTGCGGCTATACTCCCGCGCTAG